In Streptomyces capitiformicae, one genomic interval encodes:
- a CDS encoding helix-turn-helix domain-containing protein has protein sequence MVARNVRLLREQRGLSLAELARQAGLAKQTLSKLEQGAGNPTVDTLFSISTALGVPVTRLVAEREQVMTVQRGADVVWNERNGYASRALDHVYGSGVIENYLVRIEERRGANRPAESHPVGTLEHLYVITGRVRVGPADSPVELSAGDFVRYPGDRPHVFESLEGESLVHIVVSVPRAHPGTSTSQRTHSDARR, from the coding sequence GTGGTCGCACGGAACGTGCGGCTTCTCAGAGAGCAGCGGGGTCTCTCCCTCGCCGAGCTGGCCCGCCAGGCCGGGCTCGCCAAGCAGACGTTGTCCAAATTGGAGCAGGGTGCGGGCAATCCCACCGTGGACACCTTGTTTTCGATCTCGACGGCGCTTGGCGTGCCGGTGACCAGGCTGGTGGCGGAGCGGGAGCAGGTGATGACGGTCCAGCGTGGTGCTGACGTCGTCTGGAACGAACGCAACGGGTACGCCTCCCGGGCCCTCGACCACGTCTACGGCTCCGGCGTCATCGAGAACTACCTGGTGCGCATCGAGGAACGACGCGGTGCGAACCGGCCCGCCGAGTCGCACCCGGTGGGCACGCTGGAGCACCTCTACGTCATCACCGGCCGGGTGCGGGTCGGGCCGGCGGACAGCCCGGTGGAGCTGTCCGCCGGTGACTTCGTGCGCTACCCGGGCGACCGGCCACACGTGTTCGAGTCCCTGGAGGGTGAGAGTCTGGTGCACATCGTCGTCAGCGTGCCCCGCGCGCATCCCGGGACGTCGACCTCTCAGCGCACCCACTCGGACGCCCGGCGCTGA
- a CDS encoding IclR family transcriptional regulator — MSAHSLAFERPVTPPPGTAAALSDQQTAVDKALVLLKALADQDGEIGVSELARRSGLTKSTAFRLLGILQRNDMVERVGSDYRLGTRLFDIGARVYGPVSLQLRERLLPHLADLYVLTRETVHLAVLHDTDIVYVNKLHGHRATRSPSRIGARLPAYCTAVGKALLAFDHDAAEAAVLAGLPQLTEYTITDPTTFRAELDYIRRTGIAYDRQEAAHGLTCVAVPIMGPGGRPVAAFSVAGAEHRFDRARFAPALRRVAYEATRAVAALTRAQPSTALV, encoded by the coding sequence ATGTCTGCTCACTCCCTCGCGTTCGAGCGCCCCGTCACCCCCCCTCCCGGCACAGCCGCAGCCCTGTCCGACCAACAGACCGCGGTGGACAAGGCGCTCGTCCTCCTCAAGGCGCTCGCTGACCAGGACGGGGAGATCGGTGTGAGCGAGCTGGCCCGCCGCAGCGGCCTCACCAAGTCGACGGCCTTCCGGCTGCTCGGCATACTCCAGCGCAACGACATGGTCGAGCGCGTCGGCAGCGACTACCGGCTCGGCACCCGGCTCTTCGACATCGGCGCCCGTGTGTACGGCCCGGTCTCCCTGCAGTTGCGGGAACGGCTGCTGCCGCACCTCGCCGACCTGTACGTGCTGACGCGGGAGACCGTGCACCTCGCGGTGCTGCACGACACGGACATCGTGTACGTCAACAAGCTCCACGGGCACCGCGCGACCCGCTCCCCCTCCCGCATCGGCGCCCGGCTGCCCGCCTACTGCACTGCCGTCGGCAAGGCACTGCTGGCCTTCGACCACGACGCCGCGGAGGCCGCCGTCCTGGCGGGGCTGCCACAACTCACCGAGTACACCATCACCGACCCCACCACCTTCCGTGCCGAGCTGGACTACATTCGGCGCACCGGCATCGCCTACGACCGTCAGGAAGCCGCCCACGGCCTCACCTGCGTCGCCGTACCGATCATGGGGCCCGGCGGTCGACCGGTCGCCGCGTTCTCCGTCGCGGGTGCCGAGCACCGCTTCGACCGGGCCCGCTTCGCCCCGGCGCTGCGCCGAGTGGCCTACGAGGCAACGCGGGCCGTCGCGGCGCTCACCAGGGCGCAGCCGAGCACGGCCCTGGTCTGA
- a CDS encoding aromatic ring-hydroxylating dioxygenase subunit alpha, whose translation MTSTPARPMDRLARVPHPSVDVSAHFDLDNGLVDRTVFSDPSLYQQELRRVFAPSWLFLAHESQFKRPGDFFTTYMGEDPVIVALGRDRRIRAFLNACRHRGMRICRADAGATKAFTCSYHGWSYDTSGKLVNVPNQGDYPDHFEQDRWGLVEVAQLDTYKGLIFATWNPEAPPLAEALGGMTWYMDAMLDRDPEGTEVVGGVHKWALEGNWKLAAEQFASDWYHVNISHASALMVMSPNGKGPKDEIVQTPGRQYSDPLGHGHGFPTHPKSRFDDRVVHDWYDYDALRERLGDTRVEGPMTTGHATVFPNFSYLPVNGSIRVWHPKGPNRMEVWAWTLVDRSMPDEVKDAQRLYNLRTFGPTGIFEQDDGENWSECQATAHGFMSGSMTLNYQMGLDLQAEDGVHPGTTGRLYSDGAARGFYTRWRDLMNTPAWHEKPGKDTTS comes from the coding sequence ATGACATCCACGCCAGCGCGGCCGATGGATCGTCTCGCCCGCGTTCCGCACCCGTCCGTCGACGTGAGCGCGCACTTCGACCTGGACAACGGGCTCGTCGACCGCACCGTCTTCAGCGACCCGTCCCTGTACCAGCAGGAACTGCGCCGCGTCTTCGCACCGAGCTGGCTGTTCCTCGCCCACGAGAGCCAGTTCAAGCGACCCGGCGACTTCTTCACCACGTACATGGGCGAGGACCCGGTCATCGTCGCCCTGGGCCGCGACCGCAGGATTCGCGCCTTCCTCAACGCCTGCCGCCACCGCGGCATGCGGATCTGCCGCGCCGACGCGGGCGCCACCAAGGCGTTCACGTGCAGCTACCACGGTTGGTCGTACGACACCTCGGGCAAGCTCGTCAACGTCCCCAACCAGGGCGACTACCCGGACCACTTCGAGCAGGACCGCTGGGGTCTGGTCGAGGTCGCGCAGCTCGACACCTACAAGGGCCTGATCTTCGCCACCTGGAACCCCGAGGCGCCCCCGCTCGCCGAGGCCCTGGGCGGCATGACCTGGTACATGGACGCCATGCTCGACCGCGACCCGGAGGGCACCGAGGTCGTCGGCGGTGTCCACAAGTGGGCGCTGGAGGGCAACTGGAAGCTCGCCGCCGAGCAGTTCGCCTCCGACTGGTACCACGTCAACATCTCGCACGCCTCCGCGCTGATGGTCATGTCCCCGAACGGCAAGGGCCCCAAGGACGAGATCGTGCAGACCCCGGGCCGGCAGTACTCCGACCCGCTCGGCCACGGCCACGGCTTCCCGACCCACCCCAAGAGCCGTTTCGACGACCGGGTCGTGCACGACTGGTACGACTACGACGCGCTGCGCGAACGGTTGGGCGACACCCGGGTCGAGGGACCGATGACCACCGGCCACGCCACCGTCTTCCCCAACTTCTCCTACCTCCCGGTCAACGGCTCCATCCGGGTCTGGCACCCCAAGGGGCCCAACCGGATGGAGGTTTGGGCCTGGACCCTGGTCGACAGGTCGATGCCCGACGAGGTCAAGGACGCCCAACGGCTCTACAACCTGCGGACGTTCGGACCCACCGGCATCTTCGAGCAGGACGACGGCGAGAACTGGTCGGAGTGCCAGGCCACCGCCCACGGCTTCATGTCCGGTTCCATGACCCTCAACTACCAGATGGGACTGGACCTTCAGGCCGAGGACGGCGTGCACCCCGGCACCACCGGGCGCCTCTACTCCGACGGTGCCGCCCGCGGCTTTTACACCCGTTGGCGCGACCTGATGAACACCCCCGCCTGGCACGAGAAGCCAGGGAAGGACACCACCTCATGA
- a CDS encoding bifunctional 3-phenylpropionate/cinnamic acid dioxygenase ferredoxin subunit, giving the protein MSDTTTGIQVASVGDIEDGEGLRVPAATTGYGADIAVFHDGGAYFALDDTCSHGKASLAEGWVENGEVECPLHAARFCLKSGEPQCMPATLPVAAHRVEVRDDAIWVYPGQGATG; this is encoded by the coding sequence ATGAGCGACACCACCACCGGCATCCAGGTCGCCTCCGTCGGCGACATCGAGGACGGCGAGGGGCTGCGCGTGCCTGCCGCGACCACCGGATACGGCGCCGACATCGCCGTCTTCCACGACGGTGGCGCCTATTTCGCCCTCGACGACACCTGCTCCCACGGCAAGGCGTCGCTGGCGGAGGGCTGGGTGGAGAACGGCGAGGTCGAATGCCCGCTGCACGCCGCGCGCTTCTGCCTGAAGTCCGGCGAACCGCAGTGCATGCCCGCCACCCTCCCCGTCGCCGCCCACCGCGTCGAGGTCCGCGACGACGCCATCTGGGTGTACCCCGGTCAGGGGGCCACCGGATGA
- a CDS encoding NAD(P)/FAD-dependent oxidoreductase yields the protein MNTPQRIAVVGAGLAAVSACDALRAHGYDGDLVLYSAEHGLAYDRPPLSKDVLLGKDRREDVLLRPGQWYDDQRVRLREGVVVQAIRPQPGGVELAGGVVETADRIVLATGGTPRALPVPGGADPEICLLRTWEDAQRLRERLLPGARVLVVGAGLIGAETAAVAVALGCRVTLVDPVGVPLAAAVGDDIATALHDRHRAEGIDVITAGVERIERRQGRFLIHLSGYGGTVTADTVVAGIGIRPATQLAEAAGLRVDNGIVVDADRRTSHPAVHAIGDVARGDGQRTRHEHWEAALRDGEAVGRGILGLPAVDAGAPWFWSDRYGSRLEAIGTMADAERTVLRGTVESGAFLAFGLRGDRMVAAAAIDRTRDIKAVRRIVDRGVAVDPAELADESTDLRSLLKR from the coding sequence ATGAACACGCCCCAGCGGATCGCCGTCGTCGGCGCCGGGCTCGCCGCGGTCTCCGCGTGCGACGCCCTGCGCGCCCACGGCTACGACGGCGATCTGGTGCTGTACTCCGCCGAGCACGGCCTGGCGTACGACCGCCCCCCGCTCAGCAAGGACGTCCTGCTCGGCAAGGACCGTCGCGAGGACGTGCTGCTACGCCCCGGGCAGTGGTACGACGACCAGCGCGTCCGACTCCGCGAAGGCGTCGTCGTCCAGGCGATCCGTCCCCAGCCGGGCGGCGTCGAACTGGCCGGTGGCGTGGTCGAGACGGCCGACCGGATCGTGCTGGCCACCGGCGGCACGCCCCGCGCGCTGCCCGTACCCGGCGGCGCCGACCCGGAGATCTGCCTGCTGCGCACCTGGGAGGACGCACAGCGGCTGCGCGAACGGCTGCTGCCCGGTGCCCGGGTGCTCGTCGTCGGCGCCGGGCTGATCGGCGCCGAGACCGCCGCCGTGGCCGTGGCGCTCGGCTGCCGGGTCACCCTCGTCGACCCGGTCGGTGTGCCGCTCGCCGCGGCCGTCGGCGACGACATCGCGACGGCGCTGCACGACCGCCACCGTGCCGAGGGCATCGACGTGATCACCGCGGGTGTCGAACGCATCGAGCGTCGGCAGGGCCGATTCCTGATCCACCTGTCCGGGTACGGCGGGACCGTGACCGCCGACACGGTCGTGGCCGGCATCGGCATCCGCCCCGCCACGCAGCTCGCCGAGGCGGCAGGACTGCGCGTGGACAACGGCATCGTCGTGGACGCGGACCGGCGCACCTCGCACCCGGCCGTCCACGCCATCGGCGACGTCGCCCGCGGCGACGGCCAACGGACACGGCACGAACACTGGGAGGCCGCCCTGCGGGACGGCGAGGCCGTGGGGCGCGGCATCCTCGGTCTGCCCGCTGTGGACGCGGGCGCGCCCTGGTTCTGGTCCGACCGGTACGGCAGTCGGCTGGAGGCGATCGGCACCATGGCGGACGCCGAGCGGACCGTCCTGCGCGGAACCGTGGAAAGCGGAGCCTTCCTCGCCTTCGGCCTGCGCGGCGACCGAATGGTGGCCGCCGCGGCGATCGACCGCACCCGCGACATCAAGGCGGTCCGCAGGATCGTCGACCGGGGCGTCGCCGTCGACCCGGCCGAACTGGCCGACGAGAGCACCGATCTGCGGAGCCTGCTCAAGCGCTGA
- a CDS encoding DUF6879 family protein produces MPSSVPTFDELMASCRSAVHLEMRDSYAVDYEEGPFAQWRAGFRHNRADRASWWRPWLDLIQHTVDRGAVVRRARIVSEPVSEYTRFLYDGTFTNVAVGEQVRWLPRRRASDIALPGNDFWLFDEQWVHWNHFAGDGSWLDEEITDDPAAAKLCADAFEAVWARATPHDQYDIR; encoded by the coding sequence ATGCCGTCGAGCGTGCCGACGTTCGATGAGTTGATGGCGAGCTGCCGGTCAGCCGTCCATCTGGAGATGCGTGACTCTTACGCCGTCGACTACGAGGAAGGTCCGTTTGCCCAGTGGCGGGCTGGCTTCCGCCACAACCGGGCCGACCGCGCATCCTGGTGGCGGCCGTGGCTCGACCTGATCCAGCACACCGTGGACCGCGGGGCCGTAGTGCGCCGGGCCCGCATCGTCTCCGAGCCGGTCAGCGAGTACACCCGGTTCCTGTACGACGGCACGTTCACGAACGTCGCCGTCGGCGAACAGGTGCGGTGGCTGCCTCGCCGCCGGGCCTCCGATATCGCCCTGCCGGGCAACGACTTCTGGCTGTTCGACGAGCAGTGGGTTCACTGGAACCACTTCGCCGGCGATGGCTCGTGGCTCGACGAAGAGATCACTGATGACCCGGCCGCAGCCAAACTGTGCGCCGACGCCTTCGAGGCGGTGTGGGCGCGAGCCACCCCGCACGACCAGTACGACATCCGCTGA
- a CDS encoding amino acid permease produces MTDDDIARGAPGVSAPVSVSVPVSDEERLAQLGYTQVLARRMSAFSNYAVSFTIISVLSGCMTLYLFGMNTGGPAVMTWGWVAVGLMTLFVGLAMAEICSAYPTSAGLYFWAHRLAPERSAAAWAWFTGWFNVLGQVAVTAGIDFGAASFLAAYLNLEFGFEVAPGRTILLFAAILLLHGLLNTFGVRIVGLLNSISVWWHVVGVVVIVGALAIVPDSHQSASFVFGEFVNNTGWGSGVYVVLLGLLMAQYTFTGYDASAHMTEETHDASTAGPKGIVRSIWTSWVAGLVLLLGFTFAIQSYDGALGSATGVPPAQILMDALGATAGKLLLLVIIGAQLFCGMASVTANSRMIYAFSRDGALPFSHVWHTVSPRTRTPVAAVWLAAGGALVLGLPYLINVTAYAAVTSIAVIGLYIAYVIPTLLRLRKGDAFERGPWHLGRWSRTVGVVSVAWVLTITVLFMLPQVSPVTWETFNYAPIAVLAVLGFAAAWWAASARHWFLNPEHERNVAREAARKGAAEPVDP; encoded by the coding sequence ATGACAGATGACGACATAGCCCGTGGGGCGCCCGGGGTCTCGGCCCCGGTCTCGGTGTCGGTCCCGGTGTCTGACGAGGAACGGCTGGCCCAACTGGGCTACACGCAGGTCCTCGCCCGCCGGATGTCCGCGTTCTCGAACTACGCGGTCTCCTTCACGATCATCTCGGTGCTGTCGGGCTGTATGACGCTGTACCTCTTCGGCATGAACACCGGCGGGCCCGCGGTGATGACCTGGGGCTGGGTCGCGGTGGGCCTGATGACCCTCTTCGTGGGCCTGGCCATGGCCGAGATCTGTTCGGCGTATCCGACCTCGGCGGGCCTGTACTTCTGGGCGCACCGGCTGGCGCCGGAGCGGAGCGCGGCGGCCTGGGCGTGGTTCACGGGCTGGTTCAACGTGCTCGGACAGGTCGCGGTGACCGCCGGCATCGACTTCGGCGCGGCGTCGTTCCTGGCCGCGTATCTGAACCTCGAATTCGGCTTCGAGGTGGCCCCCGGCCGGACGATCCTCCTCTTCGCCGCGATCCTGCTGCTGCACGGCCTGCTGAACACGTTCGGCGTCCGGATCGTCGGCCTCCTCAACAGCATCAGCGTGTGGTGGCACGTGGTCGGTGTCGTGGTGATCGTCGGCGCGCTCGCGATCGTCCCCGACAGTCATCAGTCGGCGTCGTTCGTGTTCGGGGAGTTCGTCAACAACACGGGCTGGGGCAGCGGCGTGTACGTCGTCCTGCTGGGCCTGCTGATGGCGCAGTACACCTTCACCGGGTACGACGCCTCCGCCCACATGACCGAGGAGACCCACGACGCGTCCACGGCCGGCCCCAAGGGCATCGTGCGCTCGATCTGGACGTCCTGGGTCGCGGGCCTGGTCCTCCTGCTGGGCTTCACCTTCGCGATCCAGTCGTACGACGGTGCCCTCGGCTCGGCGACCGGCGTGCCGCCCGCGCAGATCCTGATGGACGCGCTCGGCGCGACGGCGGGCAAACTGCTGCTCCTCGTCATCATCGGCGCGCAGCTGTTCTGCGGCATGGCGTCCGTGACGGCCAACAGCCGCATGATCTACGCCTTCTCGCGCGACGGGGCCCTGCCGTTCTCCCACGTCTGGCACACGGTCAGCCCTCGTACGCGCACCCCCGTGGCGGCGGTCTGGCTGGCGGCTGGCGGCGCGCTGGTGCTCGGACTCCCGTACCTGATCAACGTCACGGCGTACGCGGCCGTGACGTCGATCGCCGTCATCGGCCTCTACATCGCCTACGTCATTCCGACCCTGCTACGGCTCCGCAAGGGCGACGCCTTCGAACGGGGGCCCTGGCACCTCGGCCGCTGGTCCCGGACGGTGGGCGTCGTATCCGTCGCCTGGGTCCTCACGATCACCGTCCTCTTCATGCTCCCCCAGGTCTCCCCGGTCACCTGGGAAACCTTCAACTACGCCCCCATCGCCGTCCTGGCGGTGCTCGGCTTCGCGGCGGCGTGGTGGGCCGCGTCCGCCCGCCACTGGTTCCTCAACCCCGAACACGAGCGGAACGTGGCCCGGGAGGCGGCCCGGAAGGGGGCGGCGGAGCCGGTTGATCCGTAG